The window CCGCCGGAGAGGCCCTGACCTGTGGGGGCGCGTGCGCCTGAGCCGAACGCGACCCGCACGGTGCGCTCGTCGGTGTCGCCGTTGGGTGCCGCGGTCAGAACCAGCGTCGCCTGCTGGGCGCCTGCTGCGAACGCCACCGCGGGGTTCTGGGCGCTGTGGGGATCGGCGGTGAGCAGCGTGACGTGCTCGTTGACGCCGTCGCCCTGCTTGAGCGCGAGCGTGAAGTGGGTGCCGACGGTGGCGCCCGACACCGCCAGCGGAGCGGTCGCCGTCTCGCCTGACGCGAGCGTCCGGCCCAGGGTCACGGTGATCTCGCGGCTGCCGCCGTCCTCGGCAACCGACCCGCTGCCGAGCGCCGCCAACGTCGCCGATGTGGTGTCGTCATCGGTGACGGCCACCGTTGCAGTGCCCTGTGACGAGGAGACGGTGTAGCCGCTGCCTGTGCTCACCGTCACGGTGACCGAGCCGTCGGGCTCGTCGGTGCTGTCGTCGGCGGTGGCTGCGGAGTAGGTCTTGCTGCCGCCGGTGGGGATGACGACGGTCTTGGTGCCGGTCGAGGCGCCGAAGTCGCCGGTCTGGGCGACGGCCACCGTCACGGTGAGGGCAGATGCGGGCGCGGGGGCGGCGGTGACGGTGAAGCTCGCCGGGGTGCCCTCGGTGATCCCGCTGCCCGCGGTCACGCTGATCTCCGGCGTCGCAGGAGGCGGGGGTGGGGGCGGAGGCGGCGGAGGAGGCGGAGGGGGCGGAGGCGGAGGCGGCGGGGGCGGGGTTGCGGTGTCGTCGTCGGCGACGGCGACGGTGGCTGTGCCCTGCGTGGCCGACACGGTGTAGCCGCTGCCCGGGTTCAAGGTGGCGGTGATTGTGCCGTCGGCTTCTGCGGTGCTGTCGCCGGCGGTGGCGACGGTGTGGCTGACGCTGCCCGTGGTGGGGATGACCACGGCGCGGGCGCCGACCGCGGCACCGAAGTCGCCGGTCCGGGTGACGGTGACGACCACCGCCAGCGGCGCTGCGGGAGCGGGGGCGGCGGTGACGGTGAACGATGCCGGGCTCCCCTCGGTGACGCCCGCCCCGGCGGTGACGCTGATCTGCGGGACCGCGGTCTTCGGCGTGCCGGGGGTTCCGGCCTTGCCGCGGCAGGCTTCGAGGCGGTCGAGCTCGGCGTAGATGCTCTGCCAGAGCGCGTTGGGGCCGTCGCCCTGCCAGTTCGGCGTCTGGCGGTCCGCCCGGGCCTTGAGGTCGGCGACGGTGTAGTCGTCGGTGCCTGCCATGGTGTCGTGGGCGCGGGTGAACGTGTCGACCAGGTCGGGGCGGGCCCCGCCCCACGGATCGGTGGTCTTGGCCTTGACCTCGGCCAGCAGGGCTGTGTCGGCGGTCTTGCACACCTTCGCCGGCGTCTCCGGCGGGTCGTCGTCATCGGCGACCACCAGCGTCGCCGCGGGCCGGCTCGGCGACACCGCATAGCCGCTGCCGCGGTTCAGCGACAGCGTGATCGAGCCGTCGGGCTCATCCGCGCCGTCGTCGGCCGTCGCGACCGCGTGCGCGACCGAGCCGCTGGTGGGGATCGTGATCGTCTTGGCGCCGGTCGCCGCGCCGAACTCGCCGCTTTCGATCACCGTCACGCTCACCGCGAGCGGGGCTGTGGGCGCGGGGCTGGCGCTCACGGTGAACGTCGCTGTGCCGCCCTCGGTGACGCCAGCGCCGACGCTGACGCTGACCTCCGGCGTCGCCGCGGGGGTGGGCGGTGGGCCGTCGTCATCTGAGACTGCGACCGTTGCGGCGCCCTGGGTGCCGGACACGGTGTAGCCGCTTGCTGCGTTCACGGTGAGGGTGACCGAGCCGTGCGGCTCGTCGGCGCTGTCGTCGACGGTGGCCACGGTGTGGCTGACAGTGCCGCTGATGGGGACGGTGACGGTCTTCGTGCCGGTCGTGCCCGATGCCGCGTAGTCGCCCCTCTGGGTGACGCTCACGCTGACCGCGAGCGGGGCGGCGGGCGCGGGGCTGGCGGTGACGGTGAAGCCCGCTGTGCCGCCCTCGGTGATGTTCGCTGTTGTCGCGGTGACGCTGACCTCGGGCTTCGCCGACGGCTGCTGGGACTGGGTGCCCTCGGTGGTGACGGAGACGGTCTGGCTGGACTTGGCCGCGACCGCGCTGCCCTGCTTGATGACCATGACCCGGATCTGGTAGGCCGTGCCGGCGGTGAGGCCGGTGATGACATGCGAGGTGCCGCTGCGGCGCAGTGCCTGCGGCTGCGTTTGGCCGCCGGCGTGCCAGCGCACCTCGTAGCCGTCGGCGCCGTCGGCCTCGTTCCAGGCCACGGCGATGCTGGTCTCGGTGATGTCGGAGACGACCAGCATGTTGATGCG is drawn from bacterium and contains these coding sequences:
- a CDS encoding fibronectin type III domain-containing protein is translated as NEAMGYFLALNRQTEFPIFVHRLRTDPALNDHKAYPAVDQTTANAAEERALEAKLRRARYIPLGDSLSVYRGIVLELPEGFPLSGDWIDLGAGIEAVDLRAEVPSATAQPLGSRSALDSLAGDILYANDGAPADDRINMLVVSDITETSIAVAWNEADGADGYEVRWHAGGQTQPQALRRSGTSHVITGLTAGTAYQIRVMVIKQGSAVAAKSSQTVSVTTEGTQSQQPSAKPEVSVTATTANITEGGTAGFTVTASPAPAAPLAVSVSVTQRGDYAASGTTGTKTVTVPISGTVSHTVATVDDSADEPHGSVTLTVNAASGYTVSGTQGAATVAVSDDDGPPPTPAATPEVSVSVGAGVTEGGTATFTVSASPAPTAPLAVSVTVIESGEFGAATGAKTITIPTSGSVAHAVATADDGADEPDGSITLSLNRGSGYAVSPSRPAATLVVADDDDPPETPAKVCKTADTALLAEVKAKTTDPWGGARPDLVDTFTRAHDTMAGTDDYTVADLKARADRQTPNWQGDGPNALWQSIYAELDRLEACRGKAGTPGTPKTAVPQISVTAGAGVTEGSPASFTVTAAPAPAAPLAVVVTVTRTGDFGAAVGARAVVIPTTGSVSHTVATAGDSTAEADGTITATLNPGSGYTVSATQGTATVAVADDDTATPPPPPPPPPPPPPPPPPPPPPPPATPEISVTAGSGITEGTPASFTVTAAPAPASALTVTVAVAQTGDFGASTGTKTVVIPTGGSKTYSAATADDSTDEPDGSVTVTVSTGSGYTVSSSQGTATVAVTDDDTTSATLAALGSGSVAEDGGSREITVTLGRTLASGETATAPLAVSGATVGTHFTLALKQGDGVNEHVTLLTADPHSAQNPAVAFAAGAQQATLVLTAAPNGDTDERTVRVAFGSGARAPTGQGLSGGIAAAGGPIDIPIANDDRPPPPPPPLPAGPSLSVRDMQVSENGRNLRLLVYLSESPEQTVTVRITTRDGTAENGADYRGYLADRRERRLTFTAGSRLLYTYLYIPIVDDSAVEGDETFEVVLSDAVGAAIARGTATITIKDND